A genomic window from Candidatus Rokuibacteriota bacterium includes:
- a CDS encoding 4Fe-4S binding protein — translation LLGVALVLLLPLWAEAHGEHGSAKPLGELSLVTVQGYQVELLSRPSPLALGQESQVVAKVFRNSPLTPVSGGRVLIGLAPAGMPSDLRPAPEVTWAGSYAAVFTPKRMGAHQIRVVLTELDGLRFEPPLLVDFHVRVGRAPGMGATVWTLLALVGGVAALAVYGVALRARIGRRDEGALNLLEIPWLRRLLTSRALQPSLQIPLLLLMGVVVLLGLFDVQDGGVNLATKLTWTIWWAGIIFTFFLVGRVWCLACPFGALNEWAARLAASSRRLPKPFRNIWWATGMFVLLTWADEQLGVVRSPRVTAWIVLFFAALAAAVGLFYARRSFCRYLCPIGGLIGIYSMTAPLELRAKDGSVCARDRDKPCYRGSEGARGCPMFEFPPSMDRNNYCHLCGQCVKGCPRDNLVLRFRAFGKDLWASRRRLLEESYLAVALVGLTLLVTAQMLTAWPDWMSALARWLPVGVRSSLKPVTYLSLVESAILLAGALGVVPLLILAGAALADRLAGQDRLGLRRAFVVFGYMFIPVGLAMHLAHNLAHLLLEGGGIVPVVQRAVALYTPFSLGEPDWQVLPLAAEPVVTFLQMAVVVGSFALSLAAGHRLALRFYPDPRTASRALIPMAALSLVFTVAGIVLLNQPMGMRHGM, via the coding sequence GCTGCTCGGGGTGGCGCTCGTCCTCCTGCTCCCCCTCTGGGCGGAAGCTCACGGGGAACACGGTTCGGCCAAGCCGCTCGGCGAGCTGAGCCTGGTCACCGTCCAGGGTTATCAGGTGGAGCTTCTGAGCCGGCCGAGCCCGCTCGCCCTGGGCCAGGAGAGCCAGGTCGTGGCCAAGGTCTTCAGGAATTCCCCGCTGACCCCCGTTTCGGGCGGCCGCGTGCTCATCGGTCTGGCTCCCGCTGGCATGCCATCCGATCTCCGGCCGGCCCCAGAAGTGACCTGGGCGGGAAGCTACGCCGCCGTGTTCACGCCCAAACGAATGGGCGCCCACCAGATTCGCGTGGTCCTTACCGAGTTGGATGGGCTCCGTTTTGAGCCGCCCCTCCTGGTGGATTTCCATGTCCGCGTCGGGCGAGCCCCGGGGATGGGGGCGACTGTCTGGACACTCCTGGCGCTGGTCGGTGGCGTCGCCGCCCTCGCTGTCTACGGGGTCGCCCTTCGAGCGCGAATCGGGCGCCGTGACGAAGGCGCTCTCAACCTTCTGGAGATCCCGTGGCTCCGCCGGCTCCTGACCTCCCGGGCGCTCCAGCCTTCGCTCCAGATCCCGCTGCTCCTCCTCATGGGGGTCGTCGTCCTGCTCGGGCTCTTCGACGTCCAGGACGGGGGCGTCAACCTAGCCACCAAGCTCACCTGGACCATCTGGTGGGCCGGGATCATCTTCACCTTCTTCCTCGTAGGGCGAGTCTGGTGCCTGGCGTGCCCGTTCGGGGCGCTGAACGAGTGGGCGGCGCGGCTGGCAGCGTCGTCGCGCCGGCTCCCCAAGCCGTTCAGGAATATCTGGTGGGCCACCGGGATGTTCGTTCTCCTCACCTGGGCCGACGAGCAGCTCGGGGTGGTGCGCTCGCCACGGGTGACCGCCTGGATCGTGCTCTTCTTCGCCGCGCTGGCGGCGGCGGTGGGCCTCTTCTACGCGCGACGGAGCTTCTGCCGCTACCTCTGCCCGATCGGCGGCCTCATCGGGATCTACTCCATGACCGCGCCCTTAGAGCTGCGCGCCAAGGACGGCTCGGTCTGCGCGCGAGACCGTGACAAGCCCTGCTACCGCGGGAGCGAGGGGGCGCGGGGGTGCCCGATGTTCGAGTTCCCTCCGAGCATGGACCGGAACAACTACTGCCACCTGTGCGGCCAGTGCGTGAAGGGGTGCCCGCGCGACAACCTGGTCCTCCGTTTCCGCGCCTTCGGCAAGGACCTCTGGGCCTCGAGGCGCCGGCTCCTCGAGGAGTCTTACCTAGCAGTGGCGCTGGTTGGGTTGACGCTGCTCGTGACGGCCCAGATGCTGACCGCCTGGCCTGACTGGATGTCGGCACTGGCCCGCTGGCTTCCCGTCGGCGTGCGGAGCAGTCTCAAGCCGGTCACCTACCTGAGCCTGGTCGAGTCGGCCATCCTCCTCGCCGGTGCCCTGGGGGTCGTGCCGCTGCTGATCCTTGCCGGGGCCGCGCTGGCCGACAGGCTGGCCGGGCAAGATCGCCTGGGGCTTCGTCGAGCCTTCGTCGTCTTCGGCTACATGTTCATTCCAGTCGGGCTCGCCATGCACCTGGCCCACAACCTGGCCCACCTCCTCCTCGAGGGAGGCGGGATCGTCCCCGTCGTCCAGCGCGCTGTGGCGCTCTACACCCCGTTTTCCCTCGGCGAGCCAGACTGGCAGGTCCTGCCGCTGGCCGCCGAGCCGGTCGTCACGTTTCTTCAGATGGCCGTTGTCGTCGGGTCCTTCGCCCTCTCGCTCGCGGCGGGCCACCGGCTCGCGCTCCGTTTCTACCCTGATCCGCGGACCGCGAGCCGGGCCCTCATTCCGATGGCCGCGCTGTCACTGGTCTTCACCGTGGCCGGCATCGTGCTCCTGAATCAGCCGATGGGGATGCGCCACGGGATGTGA